The following is a genomic window from Synechococcus sp. JA-2-3B'a(2-13).
TTGGGCCCACCGACCCGCTGCGGTTGCTGCCTTCAGAGGGGCCGTTTCGGGCGGTCAAGGGGGCCGATGGGAAGGTGGAGTCGATTGCCCCCGAGCAAATTCTGCAGGTGATCTTTCCGGCCTAGAGCCAAGGTTTTCGTGGCAGCAACCCAGTCCAGTTTCTCTGCAGGCGGACCGAGAAGCCTTCTAGCCTGGGAGATGTGTCCCTGTCTGCTTTTAGCCGGCGGGAGAGCTTGCTTTGTCACCTTGGCTCTCCTAGGCTTGCTGGCGAGCGACCGTAAGGCAGTCAGCATTGCTGTTGACCGGGGGAACTTCTGCCCTCTTGGGGGAAAGGGGCTGGGGAAGTAGGGGATTCTCATGCGGACGAAGGGACTTGAACCCTTACGCCTTGCGGCACTAGATCCTAAGTCTAGCGCGTCTGCCGTTCCGCCACGTCACTCTCACCCATGCTAGCTCGCCCTCTGGGCCAGGGCGACCTGTAGGGCAGCAGTCTCAGCATCATCGTCATCTCGAATCGGAATCCCGCTCCAAGTCGCGAAAAAGAGGTGTGCTCAGGTAGCGTTCCCCAAAACTAGGCTGGATCATTACAATCCGCTTGCCAGCGTTTTCCGGTCGCCGCCCCACCTGGATGGCTCCCGCCAAGGCAGCCCCAGTGGAAATGCCGGAGAGGATCCCTTCTTCTTTGGCCAGGCGCCGGCTGTAGACCATGCTCTCTTCATCTTCCACTGGGATCACCTCATCCAGCAGGTCGCGCCGCAGCACATCAGGCACGAATCCCGCTCCGATCCCTTCAATGCGATGAAAGCCGGGCCGTCCACCACTCAAGACGGCACTGGCCTTGGGTTCAACGGCCACCAGTCGAATGGCTGGGTTTTTCCCCTTCAAAAACTCGCCCGCCCCCGTGATGGTGCCGCCGGTACCTACCCCTGCCACCAGGATATCCACTTGACCATCGGTATCTTCCCAAATTTCCGGGCCGGTGGTTCTGGCATGGATCCGGGGGTTGGCGGGATTGGTGAACTGGCCCAACATGTAAGCGTTGGGAGTGCGGCGGACGATCTCTTCAGCCTTCCAGATGGCTTCCCCCATGCCGCCGGCGCTACTGGCCAGGTGCACCTCTGCTCCGTAGGCTTTCAACAGCAGTCGCCGCTCCAGGCTCATGCTCTCAGGCATGACGATGATGAGCCGGTAACCCTTGGCAGCAGCGGCCATGGCCAGGCCAATGCCGGTATTGCCAGAGGTGGGCTCCACCAAGATGGTCTTGCCGGGGGTGATCAAACCGGCCTGTTCGGCAGCCTCGATCATGCTGACGGCAATGCGGTCTTTCACCGAAGCGGCAGGGTTAAAGCTCTCCAATTTCACCACGATCTCGGCCAGGCACCCCTCCGATTGCGGGATCCGATTCAACCGCACTAGCGGGGTGCGACCGATGAGCTGGGTGATGTTGGCGGCGATTTTCATGGCTAACAAAAAGGAAGAAACCATCGCGGCAGTGGGCCCTAGCCCTTAACTCCGGAGCAACCGAGGGCCTTACGCGAGGCTAACCCTTGAATAAGCTCCTTGGCGTGCCCCTTTCAAGATCTCACTGCCCTTGGCCCAGCATTAAGGGGGATCCCTGCATTCCTTGAAGTTTTGAGAGGGAGGGCTACAAAACCCCTCCTGAAAATGAATTAGAGTGAGATCACACCGGAAGGACGAGTCCATTATGCACCTGAGTGACATCACTCATCCCAACCAGCTCCGAAACCTGAACCTGAGCCAGTTGCGCAGCCTAGCCCGCCAGATTCGCGACAAACATCTGCAGACGGCTGCCAATTCCCCGGTCGGCTGTCATCTGGGGCCAGGGCTGGGGGTGGTGGAGCTGACCTTGGCCCTCTACAAGACCCTCGATCTGGATCGAGACAAGGTGATCTGGGATGTGGGGCACCAGGCTTATGCCCACAAAATGCTCACCGGCAGGTACCACAATTTCCACACATTGCGCCAGAAGGGGGGGATTTCCGGCTACCTGAAGCGCAGCGAGAGCCGCTTCGATCACTTTGGGGCGGGGCACGCTTCCACCAGCATCTCGGCAGCTTTGGGCATGGCCATCGCTCGGGATCGGCGGGGAGACAACTTCAAGGTGGTGGCCATCATTGGGGATGGTGCCCTGACCGGAGGCATGGCCTATGAAGCCATCAACCACGCCGGGCACCTGCCCAAGACCAACCTGATGGTGGTGCTCAACGACAACGGCATGTCTATTTCCCCCAATGTGGGGGCGATCCCTCGCTATTTAAACCGCCTGCGCCTCAGCCCGCCGGTGCAGTTTTTGGCCGACAGCCTAGAAGAGCAACTGAAGAACCTGCCCCTACTGGGATCCAGCCTCAGCCCGGAAATTGACCGCCTCAAGGAAACGGTGAAGCTGGTTACCGCCGTGCAAAACAACAAGGCAGGCATCATCTTTGAGGAGCTGGGCTTTACCTACGTGGGGCCGGTGGACGGGCACAACCTGGCGGAGTTGTTGGATGCCTTTGAGTTGGCCCACGGCATCTCCGGCCCGGTGCTGGTGCATGTAGCTACCGTCAAAGGCAAGGGCTACCCGCCTGCCGAAGCGGAACAGGTGGGGTATCATGCCCAATCCCGCTTCGACCTGGCCACCGGCAAGCCCTACCCGCCCACCAAGCCCAAGCCCCCCAGCTACAGCAAGGTCTTTGGCCATGCCCTCTGCAAGCTGGCCGAGCGGGATCCCCGCATCATCGGCATCACCGCCGCTATGGATACGGGCACTGGCCTGGATAAGCTCAAGGAAAAGCTGCCGGATCAGTTTGTGGATGTGGGGATCGCCGAGCAGCACGCTGTAACGTTGGCGGCTGGCATGGCCTGTGAGGGAATGCGGCCAGTGGTGGCCATTTATTCCACCTTCTTGCAGCGGGCCTACGACCAGATCATCCACGATGTCTGTATCCAAAAGTTGCCGGTCTTCTTTTGCTTGGATCGGGCGGGAGTTGTAGGAGCCGATGGCCCCACCCACCAAGGCATGTACGACATCGCCTATCTGCGCTGCATTCCGGAAATGGTGCTAATGGCTCCCAAAGATGAAGCGGAGCTACAGCGCATGGTGGTGACCGGGATCCAGTACACCCAGGGCCCCATCGCCATGCGTTACCCGCGCGGATCGGGTGTAGGGGTGCCTCTGGCAGAAGAGGGGTGGGAACCCCTGCCCATCGGCAAAGCCGAGGTGTTGCGCAGCGGCGGCGAGGTGCTGATCCTGGCCTATGGGTCGATGGTGCATCCCAGCCTGCAGGCGGCGGAGATCTTGAAAGAACACGGCATCTCAGCCACAGTGGTCAATGCCCGCTTCGCCAAGCCTTTGGATACCGAGCTGATCCTGCCTTTGGCCGAACAGAGCCGCTTGGTGGTGACGGTGGAAGAAGGTTGCCTCATGGGTGGGTTTGGCTCGGCAGTGGCCGAAGCCCTGCTCGACGCCGACCTGGCAGTGCCCTTGTTGCGCTTGGGGGTGCCGGATGTGTGGGTGGAGCACGCCACCCCCGAGGAATCCTTGGCAGAACTAGGCTTGAACAGTGCCGGGATTGCCGAGCGGATTCGGGCCAAGTTTCAGGCACGAGTTCTCAAGGGATCCCCTGCAGAACTTCCCACTGTCAATTCCTAAATCTATCCTGAATCTATTCTGAGAGGCCCATCCGCCGGTTGAACTGCTCGATAGCGGCTTGCTGCAGAGCTTCTGCAACAGGGCGGGTGCGCAGGAGGATCTGCACATCTCGCAGCAGGTTTTCTCGCCACAGGTTCTCCCGCAACACCTGCAGGCGGGCGTAGTTGGGATCCAAGCGCATGGCCTTTGCCCCCAGTTCCTCAGCCCGTTCGGTTTCTCCCCGAATGTAGAGGGCAGTCGCCAGGGCCAAATAGGGCTCTGCTACGGCATTGTTCATCTCTATCGTGCGTTCCCAGCGATCGATGGCGGCGTCGAGATCCCCCTGCTCATAGTCCACCAAGCCCATGTTGTTCATGGCCGGCCAGTAGGCGGGATCCAACTGCAAGGTCTTCTCATATTCCTGCCGGGCCGCATCCCACCGATCCAGCATGAGGTAGGCATTGCCCAGTTGGAAGCGAGCGTTGGGGTTATCCGGTTGCAGGGCCACAGCTCGTTCCAGGGTTTCAGCAGCGGCAAAGTAGCTGCCCTGCCGCAAATAAGCCGATCCCAGCGAGTAGAGAACAGCCCCATCTTGAGGAGACAGGGCGCGGGCCTTCTGCAACGAGGCAATCGCCTGCTCCAAGTCCCCCAGTTCTAGGTGGACGTTGCCCAAAACATAGAGCAGCTCTGAGGAGTTGGGCACCATGGCCACGGCCAGTTGCAGGCGGCGCAGCGCTTCTTCCGTTTGACCAAACTGGGCCAGCCGCAGCGAGTCGGTGGCCAGTTGTAGCGCTTGGGCCTGCATCAAGCCCCCATTGGGCAGAGGGACGTGCAGCAACACCTGGGCCTGGGCAGAGCTCCACCCTCCCATCCCCAACACAACTGCCAGGCCCACCGACAAGGCTCGCCAGGGCCGGACGGATAACCGGAACAACAGTGGCGGCATGATACCCACGCAATAAACAGGCCATGCCCATGTTAGCTGCAACAGCCGGGGATCCCTACGTCTTGGTGTTCTCTTCTGCAGCGGCCATTTGAAAGGGCTCTTGAGCTGCTCATGCTCTTCTGCCTGTTGCTGAGGGTGCCCCGGCTTACACAGAGGTGGATAGGCCATGGTTTACCAGCCGAGAGCAGCCAAATCAGAGGCGCCGCCACCGCCGCCCCGATTGGGTGAGCAGATCTTCGGCAGCCTTTGGCCCCCAAGTGCCGGCCTCATAGGTGAACAGAGGCGGTGCAGCACCGCCGCCATTGCCGCTGCCGGGCTCAGACTCCCAGGCCGATAACACCGGCGTCACCACCCGCCAGGCCGCTTCAACCTCATCGGCACGGGTAAACAGCGTTGGATCCCCCAGCAGACAATCCAGGAGCAGGCGATCGTAAGCATCCGGTGTACTCGCTCCAAAGGCAGTCCCATAGCGGAAATCCATATCCACCGAGCGGGTGCGGATCTCTGGCCCCGGCATCTTGGCCTCAAAGCGCAACGAGATGCCCTCATTGGGTTGGATACGCAGCACCAGGATATTGGGGCTCACCTCCCGAGCTGCCGATTGGAACAGGGAAAGGGGCACCTGCTTAAAGTGAATGGCCACCTCCGAAACCTTCTTGGGCAGGCGTTTCCCAGTGCGCAAGTAGAAGGGCACCCCCTTCCACCGCCAAGTATCACACTCCAGTTTCAGAGCGACGTAGGTGGGGGTTTTGGACTGGGGATTGACATTGGGCTCCTGCCGATAGCCCAGCACCGGCTTGCCGGCAATCCAGCCAGGGCCGTACTGCGCCCGCACCGCTGCGGCTGCCACATTGCGGGGATCCGCTAGGCGGGTGGCCTGCAGCACCTTGGTTTTTTCGTTACGCACCCCATCGCTGCGCAGTGAGACAGGTGGCTCCATGGCCGTCAGGCAATAGATCTGCATTAGGTGGTTTTGCACCATGTCTCGCAGGGCGCCGGCAGTGTCGTAGTAGCCGGCCCGATCCTCCACCCCCACCGTCTCCGCCACGGTGATCTGCACATGGTCGATGTAGTTGCGGTTCCAGAGAGGCTCGAAAATGGCGTTGGCAAAGCGGAAGACCAGCAGGTTTTGCACCGTCTCTTTGCCCAAGTAGTGATCAATGCGGTAGATCTGCTCTTCCTGGCAAATTCGCTGCACAAGGCGGTTGAGTTCCTGGGCCGAGGTGAGGTCGTGGCCAAAGGGCTTTTCGATCACCACCCGCGTTTTGGTCGGATCGGCCACCATGCCAGCTGCCCCCAGCTGTTGGATGGCCTGGGCATAGAAGTCCGGCGCCACCGCCAGATAGAACACTCGGTT
Proteins encoded in this region:
- the cysK gene encoding cysteine synthase A, translating into MKIAANITQLIGRTPLVRLNRIPQSEGCLAEIVVKLESFNPAASVKDRIAVSMIEAAEQAGLITPGKTILVEPTSGNTGIGLAMAAAAKGYRLIIVMPESMSLERRLLLKAYGAEVHLASSAGGMGEAIWKAEEIVRRTPNAYMLGQFTNPANPRIHARTTGPEIWEDTDGQVDILVAGVGTGGTITGAGEFLKGKNPAIRLVAVEPKASAVLSGGRPGFHRIEGIGAGFVPDVLRRDLLDEVIPVEDEESMVYSRRLAKEEGILSGISTGAALAGAIQVGRRPENAGKRIVMIQPSFGERYLSTPLFRDLERDSDSR
- the dxs gene encoding 1-deoxy-D-xylulose-5-phosphate synthase, whose translation is MHLSDITHPNQLRNLNLSQLRSLARQIRDKHLQTAANSPVGCHLGPGLGVVELTLALYKTLDLDRDKVIWDVGHQAYAHKMLTGRYHNFHTLRQKGGISGYLKRSESRFDHFGAGHASTSISAALGMAIARDRRGDNFKVVAIIGDGALTGGMAYEAINHAGHLPKTNLMVVLNDNGMSISPNVGAIPRYLNRLRLSPPVQFLADSLEEQLKNLPLLGSSLSPEIDRLKETVKLVTAVQNNKAGIIFEELGFTYVGPVDGHNLAELLDAFELAHGISGPVLVHVATVKGKGYPPAEAEQVGYHAQSRFDLATGKPYPPTKPKPPSYSKVFGHALCKLAERDPRIIGITAAMDTGTGLDKLKEKLPDQFVDVGIAEQHAVTLAAGMACEGMRPVVAIYSTFLQRAYDQIIHDVCIQKLPVFFCLDRAGVVGADGPTHQGMYDIAYLRCIPEMVLMAPKDEAELQRMVVTGIQYTQGPIAMRYPRGSGVGVPLAEEGWEPLPIGKAEVLRSGGEVLILAYGSMVHPSLQAAEILKEHGISATVVNARFAKPLDTELILPLAEQSRLVVTVEEGCLMGGFGSAVAEALLDADLAVPLLRLGVPDVWVEHATPEESLAELGLNSAGIAERIRAKFQARVLKGSPAELPTVNS
- the zwf gene encoding glucose-6-phosphate dehydrogenase, encoding MVTLAENPLRVGLNQERTPDPCIVVQFGASGDLAARKLLPAYYRLFGQRRLPPEFTLVGVARRDWTHEVYREKMRAAVQEFAPQDLGPEALWQDFASRLFYCRLDIGDAESYLRLKQLLSQLDEERGTRGNRVFYLAVAPDFYAQAIQQLGAAGMVADPTKTRVVIEKPFGHDLTSAQELNRLVQRICQEEQIYRIDHYLGKETVQNLLVFRFANAIFEPLWNRNYIDHVQITVAETVGVEDRAGYYDTAGALRDMVQNHLMQIYCLTAMEPPVSLRSDGVRNEKTKVLQATRLADPRNVAAAAVRAQYGPGWIAGKPVLGYRQEPNVNPQSKTPTYVALKLECDTWRWKGVPFYLRTGKRLPKKVSEVAIHFKQVPLSLFQSAAREVSPNILVLRIQPNEGISLRFEAKMPGPEIRTRSVDMDFRYGTAFGASTPDAYDRLLLDCLLGDPTLFTRADEVEAAWRVVTPVLSAWESEPGSGNGGGAAPPLFTYEAGTWGPKAAEDLLTQSGRRWRRL
- a CDS encoding tetratricopeptide repeat protein; its protein translation is MPPLLFRLSVRPWRALSVGLAVVLGMGGWSSAQAQVLLHVPLPNGGLMQAQALQLATDSLRLAQFGQTEEALRRLQLAVAMVPNSSELLYVLGNVHLELGDLEQAIASLQKARALSPQDGAVLYSLGSAYLRQGSYFAAAETLERAVALQPDNPNARFQLGNAYLMLDRWDAARQEYEKTLQLDPAYWPAMNNMGLVDYEQGDLDAAIDRWERTIEMNNAVAEPYLALATALYIRGETERAEELGAKAMRLDPNYARLQVLRENLWRENLLRDVQILLRTRPVAEALQQAAIEQFNRRMGLSE